Within the Desulfatiglans sp. genome, the region GCGGCGCAGACTCATTTGTCGAGCATTTTTACAGACATGTTATGGGAGAAAAACCCTCTCTAATACTTGAACTTGATGAACACAGCGCAGTGGCAGGTGTAATGACAAGGCTTGAGGCATATAAAAATGTGGTGGAAAATGTGATCGCCAAACTCAGCAGCAGGGTTGAGAAGAGGTTGAAAATAGTAATGTAGGGAGTTAAACCATGTCACCAACAGAAATAAGGTCATTTCAATCCCTGTCCGAAAATGTCGGGCAGTTCAATCTCACCGGTAAAACAGTGCTCATACCTGAAATGAACAGGCACGGGTGCCGTCTCCTTGCTGCCACATTCAGGAGCTTTGGCATAAATGCCATTGTGATGGATACATTCAAAGGTTTAAGCCTCGGGCTTGAACACACATCAGGCAAGGAGTGCTTCCCCTGCCAAGTGACCCTTGGCGATATACTTTGCCATATGAAGGGCGAACAGGATAAAAAAGGGAAGGGTTTTAATATAAATGACTATATCTATTTTCTTGTTGAGGCTGGCGGGCCATGCAGGTTCGGCATGTACAACAAGTACCAGAGGATAGTCCTTGATACATATCCTGAATACAAAGGGCTAAAGATCAGTTCACTTACCACTGATGATGGGTACTCCTTTAACGGGCTTATTGACAGCAGAAAGGCGGTTGATCTCAGGAAATCTGGCTTTTTCGCACTTGTTATAGGGGATATCCTTGACCGGCTCCTGTGGCGGATAAGGCCATATGAAAAAGAAAAGGGTATGGCCGATGAGTATATGGGTAAGGCCCTTATCATGCTTGAGACCACATTTGAAAAATACGGGGAAAAGAAAAACTTCAGCGCAATAACAGAGAGCCTCGTTGGGATAGTAAAAGAGGCAAGAGAAATCATTGACCCTGTTATCCCGCCAAAGCCTCTTATAGGAATAGTGGGAGAGATTTACCTTCGAACACACACTCACTCAAACCAGGATCTAATTCGCACCCTTGAAAAACACGGTGCAGAGGTGGTGAACGCATCAATAATCGAATGGGTAAATTTTATCAGTTACAATGATTATAAGGGGGCAGGCGGCAGGCTCAGGCTTGACCTTAAACAGTTAAGGTTCAGCTCCCTCATGGACTCCATAAAAAAGGCTATAAAATTCAGGGCAGAGCTGTTTTATCAGGAGATGAGGCAGAAACAGGTATATGACCGGGTCAGGCAGATAATTGATATTGCCAGCGATCACAGTGTGACCCACCTGGAGAGCCTGCTTTCTGAAGATGAACTCTTCAGTTTTGAGGTTGGCACAGAGGCATGCCTGAGCATCTCCGGCATCATGGAGTATGCCCACCAGGGATTTAATGGGATAGTCAATGTATACCCATTTACCTGCATGCCCAGCACCATAACATCGGCTGTGATAAGTCCGGTGATGGGGAGAATGGGGGTTCCATATATTGATACCCCCTATGACTCAAGTCTTCAGCCGGGGAGAGAGGCGGCAATTCGAACATTCATGTATCAGGCAGAACAGCATATGAAGAGGAAGGGTAGGCCAGGAAGCCGGGGCTAGATTTATCTTTCCATTGCCCTTTTTATGGTCAGGTATAAATCATTTCTGCTATAGGGTTTTGTTAAAACCTCTGTTATCCCAGATTCGGACAGGAGGCTGTCATTATCAGAACCTCCTGCACCCGTGCAGAGGATAACCGGTATATCGGGCAATATCCTTTTTAGGTTTGCAGCAAGTTCCACCCCGTTCATGTCGGGCATGGAATAATCTGTCATTACCAGATCAAAACTGTTGCCCTTGTTGGTTAAGCTGCTTAATGCATCACTTCCATCCGAAACAGCCACAACCGAGCAATTCAGGTATTCCAGTAACCGGGTTGTCATTTTTCTTACATCAGAGTCATCCTCAACCAGAAGTATATTCATTTTGTCAGCCCCGCTTTAAGGTTAATCTTAACTCTTTTAGCAGTTTATTGGCTCAGACTGAGCAATTAATTATACAATATCTGTGCCATAGGCAGTAATTAAGGCTTTTCTGAATGGAATGAGCGTTAGAAGCCGCAATGGTAAGGCATTAAACCATCGTGTTATGCTTAGCCCGACTTCCATCAAAAATTATGAAGATATAGAAAAAACTGTTATATGCACACTTTAAGGTGCAGCCATGCACATGATATTGTGCATAGCTGCTATGCGAGTTCGCCCTTAAGCCATTTGAGGTATGAGCTGTTTCCCTCTGTTACTGGTAGTGCGAGTATCTCAGGCACCTCATAAGGGTGTATTCTTTTTACCTCATTTTCCAGTTCAATAAAATGTGCCCTGTCTGACTTTACAATAAGAAGCCACTCCTGATCCTCCACTATTCTGCCCTGCCATCTGTATATGCTGTTAATAGGCCCGCTTATCTGGATGCACCCGGCTAATCGTTTTTCAATAAGCGCTTCCGCAATTTCCTTAGCTTTTTCCCTGTTATTTATGGTTATAAAAACCTGTATAAAATCTGTCATAAATATTTACCCCCTGAAGCCTTCTGCTTTCATTATCACCATCACGGTTGTGGCATTTTTATTGCCCCTCCCACTTTTTCAAGCTTTACCAAAATTAAAAAAATCTGTCTATTACTTGAGATACACTTATTCACCATCATCATTAACAAGGGGAAGATTGATGGTGGATTTGGGAAGCTGATGCCGCTTGACAAAGAGAATAAGCCTAAATATATTCCCTGCCAGTGTCATTGACATGCCGGTTCATTTGTCTACCCGTATTCCAGCAAGGAGTTCATGTTATCTGAAAATGAAAATGATCAAAGAAAAAAGTAAATATCTCAGGGGTGCGAGCCTCATCCTTATTGCATCATTCCTCTGTTTTTTATTAATGCAGACCTTCTTAAATGATAATATCTATTCAGAGACCAAACAGGATACAACCACAAAACAAGATAAAGGTGTTGAAACAGCAGCCCAAAAACCGGCTATCGTAAGGAGTGTTATAGCAGAACTTAACGGTGTCCAGATATCCACACATGATCTCAGGAAGAGGTATGATCTTTTTTTGTTCATGTCAGGTTCTCCTTCCGATTACAGCGAGCGGGTCTCAGTCAATTCTTATCTTGAAAACTATATGGCAGAGCTGCTTCTGCTTCAGGAGGCAAAAAGGCAAAAGATCAGCGCAGGAAAGGATGAGATAGGGCAGGAAAGAAAGAAATATCTTGATAGAAATTTTCTCACAGAGGCTGAATTTTTAAAGAGGCTCAATAACGTAAGGCTTGCAACAGAAGACGCTGACAAATATTTTGAAAATAATGTAACAGCGTACAAGCTGGGTGTTGCAAAGTTTGGAACCATTGACATCCCTGATATGGAGGCAAAAAAATACTATGATCGGAACCATGATCATTTTAACGGGCCGGAAAGGGTAGCATTGAGTCATATTCTCATCTGCCATACTGAGAGCGTTGGTTGCAGGAGTGACCTTAATAAACAAGAGGCAAAAGAATTTGCCGGGAACTTGAAAAAGCTTGCTACCCCGGAAAATTTCTCAAAACTGGCAAAACAGTATTCCTCAGACAGGACAGGCGATGATGGCGGAAGCCTTGGTTTTATTACAAGGGGTTCGGCCGTCCCCTCAATTGAAACAGTTGCCTTCAGCCTTGAAAAGGGGGGCATATCCGATGTAGTTGAAACAGAATACGGGTTTCACATCTTACATGTAACCGCCAGGCAAAAGGCCAGGTCAACCCCATTTGAAAAGGCAAAGGAGACCATCAAAAGTCTCCTCAGGGAGGAACATATTGCATCAAGGCTTTTCAACTATTCCGGTGAACTGCTAAAAACAGCGGTTATCAGGAGATATGGCGACCCGGATAAAGGTGTTGAAGAGGGCGCTAATGAATCAGCAGTAGACGCCGGAAAAGAGACACCATTGCAGGAGAAAAAGTTCCAGACATTCAAAAATTCAGGCCTCAAATTAAATATAAACAGCAAGGGGCAGCCGGTTATACTCTTTTTCGGGAGCATAGGGTGCTCTCATTGCGAATGGATATCAGAGACCTTTGATGCTGTCGCACTTGAATATATGCAAAAGGGGCTTATTGAGGCGCACCATTATGATATGGTAACCATGGACGATATACTCACACCGGCTGTTGAAAAGGAGATCCCAAGGCAGCACCTCAAAATCAAGCAGGAGAGGTCGCCTGATTCTGTGCCATACTTTAATTTTGGGGGTATCTATGAGAGGGTTGGCACAGGTTATGAGGCCTCAGATGACTTTTTTGCTGAGGAGCTGGAGATGCGCCAGGTAATAGACGCCCTTTTGGACGCTGATTGATATCTGCATCCTGCGATAGATGCCGATTTTCGTGTTTTAATGTCATCGAAAAGAGCAGAATCTTTATTTTCAAAAAACTTGACAAAGGACATTTTTCATGACATTTTTCCACAGTCTCACAAAAGACTTACATATTAACCATATACTTTGTTTATTCGCCTGTCCTCTATTGGCAGGTGTGAAATTATAGATTCATCGGGTTCTCTATAAGGGGAAGCTTTTTGGCAAAATGAGAATGTGTTAATCTTTAGAAGTGAATGATTTCATTATTAAAGGATGACAAGATTTCTGGTTAAGGAGCGAGTATTATTCAGTCCAAAAAATATCCGGACACAATAAGGGGAATCATATTTACGGTATAGAAAGACAGAAATGCCTTGTTTACCTTACGAACAATGTTGATTTGACCGTGGAGACAATGGCTATGCGTTATAAGTCCCGCTGGAATATTGAACTGTTTTTTAAAAATAAAGATGAAAATAACAATAACAATAATTTAAAAAAGGAGGAGATGCTGTCTGCCCAAGTGGCTTTCTATTTTGGTTTTTAGGGGGTTAAAGTTATAACCGCTGTTATTATAATTATTTATATTGGCAGCCTAAGGTGTTATTTCCTAAATTGAAAGGAGGAAGGGATGAAATTGAAAAAGTTTAAAAATCAAAAGTTCAGTTTTATGGCAATTGTGGGCTTCATGATTATTATGTTAATCACGGGTTGTGGGGACAAGACCACCGTTGGTGAAAAATCCGGAGGCGACACAGGCGTTGGGAAAGTTCCCTACTACGATATCGTTGGTGTAGTTGTGAACGATTCCGGCGATCCGATACAGCATGTTTTTATTGATGTCATAGATTTTGTTATGAGTGATGGAGGCGAGGAGCCTTTTGTCGCTACAGTCCGCAGTGACGGCAATGGGGAGTTCGGCCTGAGGATACCCGGTGATAATCCCGTAAGACAGGTAACTTTAAGATTTGCCTTTCAAAACGTAGTAACCTATGTCCGGGATGTTGCGGTAATTGCGAATCAAGAGGTTGACCTTGAAACTATAACTTTAACGGTAATGAGTCAAAAGACCATTAACGACTCAACCATAGAAAACACCCTGAATGACAATGTTAGGACAAATGCCTATGTTACAATTGGCGCTAACGCGCTGAGGTACAGTGATGGAACCGCATTTTCCACCGCCACCCCGGTACCAGAAGATGAAGATCCCATCACCGCGACGGTAGCTATCGGCTATGTTGACACAACATCAAACCCAGAGTTTTTCCCTGATAATTTTTACAGCATGGTCAACGGTTCTTTAAGGCTTTTCTCAACTTATGGCATTCTTGAGATAAAAGTTACAACAGATAATGGCAACAAAATACTGAGCCTTGCACCGGGTCAGACAGCTACTATTTCTATTCCTGTTGGAAATATTATTAATGTTAATGACCCTGATTTCCCTGCCACAGTTGACCTTTGGTATTATGATGAAAACGCAGCGGAATGGGTGCTGGAACAGAAAGATGGTTTAACCTATCATGCTGCCACCAGGTCTTTTACAGGAGTCGTCAACCATTTTTCAACATTTAACGCCGGTTACACATTTGAATCAAAGTATGTTCAAGCTAATGTCCAGGATGACAGGGGCATGATGTGTCCGTCGGAGGAGTATGATGCAGAAGACCAGTGTACAGTCCCTGAAGAGCCTTACCTTATCCCTTTACCTGGCTCCACACTTAACATCTTTTCAGACACATTTTCCCCCTATGGTGTTTGGAATGCGACATATACCGCAGGCGCGGATGGAAAAATTCCTGACCGTATGAACCCCTCCATAGCAGGGCTTTTATATAATGATGCAGACGGTTATTTTTTACCTGTGCCGGGCACTGGCCGTTTAATGGCGCTTCTGGAATATACAAACCCCAGGAATAATGAGGATGGTTCGAAAGGCCCTGACCTTATAGCATTCGAAGAGGGAGAAATCAAAATATCTCATGATTATATATTGCCTCTTTCCACCAGTGCTTTTATTATGGGAAAGGTATTCTATGAAAATGGAGAGCCTGCTGAAGGCGCTGTATTTATGTTTAATGATCCTCTTTCCCCCGTCGCACGCTATTCCGGCGGTATAGTTGATGAAGAGGGTCTCTTACGGGAAGCGACGTTTGGTTGGTTTACTGGCTGGGTGCAAAAAGAGGGTTCGGAAGCCGTTGTGCCTGTTGTCGCCGAGATTGAGTCCTATGTTATGGTGCCTTCAGGCTCCGCCGTGACAGCTATTAAAGAGGCGCGCTGGGGAAGTCTGAATGGCGAACTTATTGATACCCCATATGTTTGTGGTGAGGGACTATTCGCGGACCTGGACTGTGGTACTTATGGAACATGGGAGGATAATGGCGCCATTGTACTCACATCACCCAAGTTAAATGAGTCTATCGATTTATATGTTATACTTGCAGATCCTCCGGGCGATATTCGCTACACGCATCTCAGGGGGACCATAGACCTGAATGATATTCCTGATGACGTTGACCCTGATAACCTATGGGTTGTTATTAAGGGCATGTATAACGATAGGCCTATAACAGTTCGCGGTGCAGTTGATGCGGATGGTAATTGGCCTGCTGGTGACGGCACATTTAACCCGGTTACTTTGGAAGGAGAGGAAGGTCTTTGGCTGCAGGTTCCTGCTGATACAGCGCTTACAATAACTATAGGCGATTATATTACCGATCCATTAACGCCTGTAACCTATCAGACTTATACCTACACAAGCAAGAATGATCTGGAAAACATATCTAGTGACCCTGAAAACCCAATATATGTGCCTATAGCAACGGAAATTGTACTTGCTAAAAATACGTATATCAGCGGAACAGTAATCTATAAAGGGAAACCTACCAAAGGGCTTAAGGTTGTTCTTGAGAACCTCACGGATACCGATGAGGATGATATAACTATCATTACTCAGGCGGGCGGAGTTATACCGCAGAAAGCTCTGCCGTTCAGCACCAATTATAGAGTGACTGTCTGGTCAACATATCCAGATAGTACGTTGTCTTTTGAACTTCTTTATACTCACCCGGTACTGATCAGTACTGCTGCCACAGGTGGCCCGGAAAACGATCTCATTCTTGAGATAGACTTTGGCG harbors:
- a CDS encoding response regulator, producing the protein MNILLVEDDSDVRKMTTRLLEYLNCSVVAVSDGSDALSSLTNKGNSFDLVMTDYSMPDMNGVELAANLKRILPDIPVILCTGAGGSDNDSLLSESGITEVLTKPYSRNDLYLTIKRAMER
- a CDS encoding CoA activase is translated as MSPTEIRSFQSLSENVGQFNLTGKTVLIPEMNRHGCRLLAATFRSFGINAIVMDTFKGLSLGLEHTSGKECFPCQVTLGDILCHMKGEQDKKGKGFNINDYIYFLVEAGGPCRFGMYNKYQRIVLDTYPEYKGLKISSLTTDDGYSFNGLIDSRKAVDLRKSGFFALVIGDILDRLLWRIRPYEKEKGMADEYMGKALIMLETTFEKYGEKKNFSAITESLVGIVKEAREIIDPVIPPKPLIGIVGEIYLRTHTHSNQDLIRTLEKHGAEVVNASIIEWVNFISYNDYKGAGGRLRLDLKQLRFSSLMDSIKKAIKFRAELFYQEMRQKQVYDRVRQIIDIASDHSVTHLESLLSEDELFSFEVGTEACLSISGIMEYAHQGFNGIVNVYPFTCMPSTITSAVISPVMGRMGVPYIDTPYDSSLQPGREAAIRTFMYQAEQHMKRKGRPGSRG
- a CDS encoding transposase; this encodes MSGHNKGNHIYGIERQKCLVYLTNNVDLTVETMAMRYKSRWNIELFFKNKDENNNNNNLKKEEMLSAQVAFYFGF
- a CDS encoding divalent-cation tolerance protein CutA, with the translated sequence MTDFIQVFITINNREKAKEIAEALIEKRLAGCIQISGPINSIYRWQGRIVEDQEWLLIVKSDRAHFIELENEVKRIHPYEVPEILALPVTEGNSSYLKWLKGELA